From Macaca mulatta isolate MMU2019108-1 chromosome 1, T2T-MMU8v2.0, whole genome shotgun sequence, the proteins below share one genomic window:
- the LOC106993973 gene encoding uncharacterized protein LOC106993973, translating into MACDLKLRPTYPYNVLLYGFPQASILAWASQALPTPSPQASLFPSPRAESRTRPEHPAAPRQSAPVPSPPSPGLLQQERAAGQPAVGPARPGPGLRGGAAPRPHRPPAWDSAGTSCLPALRGRKHSSAGTRAGAGHSAPATAERVGRPLLWDSRGARRAAPRTATARPHPAGRKTRDTAELGRALLLPFRRRDPHPWERRGRAPTWPRRAAVTRSQRVQTGFPPLFLAPHARQPAAFKSPECVWGRMDDKLPMKCSLCQLLSKVLTDTCSRMPLIETCRDKIPSCIRLASWKPERS; encoded by the exons ATGGCCTGCGACCTCAAATTACGTCCCACTTACCCCTACAATGTGCTGCTCTATGGGTTTCCTCAGGCTTCCATTCtagcctgggcctcccaggccCTTCCCACTCCCAGCCCACAGGCCAGCCTGTTCCCCAGCCCTCGGGCAG AAAGCCGAACCCGGCCTGAGCACCCCGCGGCGCCGCGGCAGTCGGCCCCCGTCCCCAGTCCCCCAAGTCCCGGACT GCTGCAACAGGAGCGAGCGGCCGGTCAGCCAGCCGTCGGCCCGGCCCGACCCGGCCCGGGGCTCCGGGGAGGGGCCGCTCCCCGCCCACACCGCCCCCCGGCCTGGGACAGCGCGGGCACCTCCTGCCTGCCCGCCCTCCGCGGAAGAAAGCACAGCTCAGCGGGGACCCGTGCAGGCGCCGGGCACTCGGCACCCGCCACGGCAGAGCGCGTGGGACGCCCCCTTCTCTGGGATTCGCGCGGGGCTCGGCGCGCAGCGCCCCGGACGGCCACGGCGCGGCCCCATCCCGCGGGGCGCAAAACACGCGACACCGCGGAGCTCGGCCGCGCACTACTGCTCCCTTTCCGGCGCCGGGACCCTCACCCCTGGGAGAGGAGGGGCCGCGCTCCTACCTGGCCTAGGCGCGCGGCTGTCACCCGGAGCCAGCGCGTGCAGACTGGTTTCCCCCCTCTTTTCCTTGCCCCCCACGCGCGCCAGCCGGCGGCTTTTAAATCTCCAG agTGTGTATGGGGAAGAATGGATGATAAATTGCCAATGAAATGTTCTCTTTGTCAGCTGTTGAGCAAGGTCCTAACAGACACCTGTTCCAGAATGCCTTTGATAGAAACGTGCAG AGACAAGATACCCAGCTGCATCAGGTTGGCCTCATGGAAGCCTGAGAGGTCATAA